From Bacillus sp. SM2101, a single genomic window includes:
- the adhP gene encoding alcohol dehydrogenase AdhP — MKAAVVKEFKKELSVECVEKPKASNGQILVKIKACGVCHTDLHAAHGDWKVKPKLPLIPGHEGVGEVVEVGEGVTHLNVGDRVGVPWLYSACGQCEYCLTGRETLCLNQHNAGYSIDGGYAEYCLAAADYVVKVPENLGYVEAAPIFCAGVTTYKALKVGEAKPGDWVAIYGIGGLGHVAVQYAKAMGFKVVAVDTFSEKLDLAKELGADDTVNPLDEDSAEYIQREFGGVQASICTAVSKKAFDEAYRAVKRGGKCVAVGLPPEMIEIPIFDTVLNAVSVVGSIVGTRKDLQEALQFAADGKVKTTVTKAKLEDINEIFTDLEAGKINGRVVMEI, encoded by the coding sequence ATGAAAGCAGCAGTAGTAAAAGAATTTAAGAAGGAGTTATCGGTAGAATGTGTTGAAAAACCGAAGGCTTCAAACGGACAAATATTAGTGAAAATAAAAGCTTGTGGTGTGTGCCATACTGATTTACACGCAGCTCATGGTGATTGGAAAGTAAAGCCTAAGCTACCATTGATCCCTGGTCATGAAGGAGTGGGAGAGGTTGTAGAGGTTGGCGAAGGTGTTACACACCTCAACGTTGGAGATAGAGTAGGTGTACCTTGGTTATATTCAGCTTGTGGTCAATGTGAATATTGCTTAACAGGAAGAGAAACCTTATGTCTTAACCAGCATAATGCAGGGTATTCTATCGATGGTGGATATGCAGAATATTGTTTAGCAGCTGCTGATTATGTAGTTAAGGTACCAGAAAATTTAGGCTACGTAGAAGCTGCACCAATTTTTTGTGCCGGTGTGACAACATATAAGGCGTTAAAAGTTGGTGAAGCTAAGCCAGGTGATTGGGTTGCTATCTATGGTATAGGTGGATTAGGACATGTAGCCGTACAATATGCTAAAGCAATGGGATTCAAAGTAGTGGCTGTAGATACATTTAGTGAAAAATTAGATCTTGCTAAAGAGCTTGGAGCAGATGATACGGTTAACCCACTTGATGAAGATTCTGCAGAATACATCCAAAGGGAGTTCGGTGGCGTTCAAGCATCGATTTGTACAGCAGTTTCAAAAAAAGCATTTGATGAAGCTTATCGTGCAGTAAAACGCGGTGGAAAATGTGTTGCAGTTGGACTACCTCCTGAAATGATTGAAATACCAATATTTGATACAGTTTTAAATGCTGTTAGTGTAGTAGGATCGATTGTTGGGACTAGAAAGGACTTACAAGAGGCTTTACAATTTGCTGCAGATGGAAAAGTGAAAACAACGGTCACGAAAGCTAAGTTAGAAGATATTAACGAAATATTTACTGATCTTGAAGCGGGCAAAATTAACGGACGAGTTGTTATGGAAATATAA
- a CDS encoding chaperone NapD — protein sequence MVISGILIETIIGKAREAATELEKISGVEVHHIEAESKVIITLEADTINDSYETSKLFEGIEGVLTVCLVYTNFEGQQISEVDVLQ from the coding sequence ATGGTGATTTCTGGCATCCTTATTGAGACGATTATAGGAAAAGCAAGGGAAGCTGCAACCGAACTTGAAAAAATTTCTGGAGTAGAGGTACATCATATTGAAGCTGAATCAAAGGTAATCATTACTCTAGAGGCAGATACGATTAATGATAGCTACGAAACATCGAAGTTATTTGAGGGAATTGAGGGTGTACTTACGGTATGTCTTGTGTATACAAATTTTGAGGGGCAACAAATCTCTGAGGTAGATGTTTTACAATGA
- a CDS encoding 4Fe-4S dicluster domain-containing protein, which yields MKEKMTRRSFFSLNISSTIGFIGNFIAPQIEQERDFIRPPGAESELAFLTSCTRCGICKDVCPENTISLFSMKHGAKLTNTPYLDPNDIACTFCEKCIDHCPTSALSKDGLMQNPAIGKAEIKQQNCLAFREVMCDYCVRSCPIDGALKIINGKPTVDDKLCNGCGLCVSSCIQQYKGIFVNTI from the coding sequence ATGAAAGAGAAAATGACTAGGCGCAGTTTCTTTTCACTTAACATCAGTTCTACAATCGGCTTTATAGGGAATTTTATCGCACCACAAATAGAACAAGAGAGAGATTTTATTCGACCTCCAGGTGCAGAAAGTGAATTAGCCTTTTTAACTTCGTGTACTCGTTGTGGTATCTGTAAAGATGTATGTCCAGAAAATACGATATCTCTTTTTTCAATGAAACACGGAGCAAAGCTTACCAACACTCCCTATCTTGATCCTAATGATATTGCATGTACTTTTTGTGAAAAGTGTATTGATCATTGCCCTACAAGCGCGTTAAGTAAAGATGGCTTGATGCAAAACCCTGCCATAGGCAAAGCTGAAATCAAACAACAAAATTGTTTGGCTTTTCGTGAAGTGATGTGTGATTACTGTGTGAGGTCATGTCCTATTGATGGGGCATTAAAGATAATAAATGGGAAACCTACAGTTGATGATAAGCTTTGTAATGGATGCGGACTGTGTGTTTCTAGCTGTATTCAACAGTACAAAGGGATATTTGTAAATACTATATAA
- a CDS encoding twin-arginine translocase TatA/TatE family subunit yields MLSNIGVPGLILILILALVIFGPNKLPELGRAVGSTLKEFKKATKELVDDTGKEVIEAKQVIEESTESVKQ; encoded by the coding sequence ATGTTATCGAATATTGGTGTACCAGGTCTTATCCTTATTCTCATCCTTGCTCTTGTCATATTTGGACCTAACAAGCTTCCAGAATTGGGGAGAGCAGTAGGGTCAACATTAAAAGAATTTAAAAAAGCAACAAAAGAATTAGTTGATGATACAGGCAAAGAAGTGATAGAAGCAAAGCAGGTTATTGAGGAAAGCACAGAGTCAGTAAAACAATAA
- a CDS encoding nitrate reductase cytochrome c-type subunit, translating to MKKRNLLLFVITVLVFSLIGCSNDTADPVQQTEPEVTEEPAVETVTLPQLSSDDREDAASMVLQGAPPMQPDDHIDRWNPELRYESCTACHGNEATGAPTPPADHYVDDKIGNPIYRDNCIQCHATQNDTKPAFNQP from the coding sequence ATGAAAAAAAGAAATTTGTTATTATTTGTAATTACTGTATTAGTCTTTAGTCTTATTGGTTGTTCTAATGATACTGCAGATCCGGTGCAGCAAACAGAACCAGAAGTAACTGAAGAGCCTGCTGTTGAGACGGTCACATTACCACAATTATCATCTGATGACAGAGAAGATGCTGCATCGATGGTATTACAAGGAGCACCACCAATGCAACCAGATGACCATATTGACAGATGGAACCCTGAGTTACGATATGAAAGCTGTACTGCATGTCATGGAAATGAAGCAACAGGTGCGCCTACACCGCCTGCCGACCATTATGTAGATGACAAAATAGGCAATCCAATCTATAGAGATAACTGTATTCAGTGCCATGCTACACAAAACGATACAAAACCTGCTTTTAACCAACCATAA
- a CDS encoding 4Fe-4S dicluster domain-containing protein: MNLLKTLIGGLAAYELLSLMKGGNKTVLRPPGAAEEDEFLALCVRCGKCNQACPYDSIKMGTEAHGFGLGTPFIEARENPCRLCEDFPCVEVCPTTALSGINQVEDVQMGTAIIDPEHCIAYEGVRCEVCYRECPLIDEAIKLDIYLKPGDDIHAVFAPIIDVDKCVGCGICEQRCVVDNPVAIRVKPREVRGLF, encoded by the coding sequence ATGAATCTGCTAAAAACATTAATAGGTGGTCTAGCTGCTTACGAATTACTTTCACTTATGAAAGGTGGAAACAAAACTGTTCTTCGTCCTCCTGGAGCAGCTGAAGAAGATGAATTTTTAGCACTATGTGTACGTTGTGGAAAGTGTAATCAAGCATGTCCGTATGACAGCATTAAGATGGGTACTGAGGCGCATGGTTTCGGCTTAGGTACACCATTTATTGAAGCTAGAGAAAATCCTTGTAGATTATGTGAAGATTTCCCTTGTGTTGAGGTTTGTCCTACAACTGCCTTATCTGGAATTAACCAAGTTGAAGACGTTCAAATGGGAACAGCAATCATTGATCCTGAACATTGTATCGCTTATGAGGGGGTGCGTTGTGAAGTATGTTATCGCGAATGTCCGCTTATTGATGAAGCGATTAAATTAGATATTTACCTAAAACCCGGTGACGATATTCATGCAGTGTTCGCCCCAATCATTGATGTCGATAAATGTGTAGGATGTGGGATTTGTGAACAAAGATGTGTTGTTGACAATCCTGTTGCAATTCGTGTGAAGCCACGAGAAGTAAGAGGATTGTTTTAG
- a CDS encoding response regulator transcription factor has product MYTILVIEDEESIRSFITINLKREGYHVLEADNGEEGLSIAREHPEISIILLDIMLPGMDGFEVCKHIRAQNESVGIIMLTAKVQEVDRVQGLITGADDYVNKPFSPKELLARIKSLIRRVNMLTKKISQPNNVNNDLFMELFPQKKQVKKGDQLIDLTPTEFALLKLLIENKEQPFNRNDLLDEVWGLDYPGDTKIVDVNIRRLRQKIEKDPSHPTLISTVWGYGYQWSDKEI; this is encoded by the coding sequence ATGTATACAATATTAGTAATAGAAGATGAAGAAAGTATTCGGAGCTTTATAACAATTAATTTAAAACGAGAAGGATATCACGTCCTTGAAGCAGATAACGGTGAAGAAGGCCTTTCAATCGCTCGTGAACATCCAGAAATTTCTATTATTTTATTAGATATTATGTTACCTGGGATGGACGGGTTTGAGGTTTGTAAACATATTAGAGCGCAGAATGAAAGTGTTGGTATCATTATGCTAACAGCAAAAGTTCAAGAAGTTGACCGTGTACAAGGTTTAATTACTGGAGCTGATGATTATGTCAATAAACCATTCAGTCCGAAAGAACTATTAGCTCGAATTAAATCGTTAATTAGAAGGGTTAACATGTTAACTAAGAAAATTTCGCAACCTAACAATGTTAATAATGATTTATTTATGGAACTTTTCCCTCAGAAAAAGCAAGTTAAAAAAGGAGATCAACTTATAGACTTAACACCGACCGAATTTGCTTTATTAAAGCTACTTATCGAGAACAAAGAACAGCCTTTTAATCGCAATGATTTACTTGATGAAGTATGGGGGCTTGATTATCCAGGTGATACAAAAATAGTTGATGTAAATATTCGTAGACTGCGACAAAAAATCGAAAAAGACCCTTCTCACCCTACTCTTATATCCACAGTTTGGGGTTACGGATACCAGTGGAGCGATAAAGAAATATGA
- a CDS encoding tetrahydrofolate dehydrogenase/cyclohydrolase catalytic domain-containing protein: MEEKLILDGTKVASSVKDSLTMRVSALKERGVNPCLATILVGDDPSSATYVKMKGNACDRLGIFSKRIHLPKETQTEELLQIIQELNNDPSTHGILLQHPVPSQIDERAAFEAIDIEKDVDGVTSLGFGQTSFGFGKYPSCTPAAILEIIDFYSLPIEGKHAVVVGRSPILGKPVSMMLLNRNATVTTCHSKTQNLADIIKQADIVVAAVGKPNFIKGEWLKEGAVVLDAGYNKGNVGDADYDSCLQYASAITPVPGGVGPVTISMLLKHTVDAAEATL; the protein is encoded by the coding sequence TTGGAAGAAAAATTGATTTTAGATGGAACTAAGGTTGCCAGTTCTGTAAAAGACAGCTTAACAATGCGTGTATCTGCCTTAAAAGAGCGAGGCGTTAATCCTTGTTTAGCTACAATTTTAGTTGGAGATGATCCTTCTTCTGCCACTTATGTAAAAATGAAAGGGAATGCGTGCGACCGGTTAGGCATTTTCTCAAAACGCATTCATCTACCAAAAGAAACTCAAACTGAAGAACTATTACAAATCATTCAGGAGCTTAATAATGATCCTTCTACACATGGCATCTTATTGCAGCACCCAGTGCCAAGCCAAATAGATGAACGGGCTGCCTTTGAAGCAATTGATATTGAAAAAGATGTAGATGGTGTTACTAGTCTCGGTTTTGGACAAACATCGTTTGGCTTTGGAAAATATCCTTCTTGTACACCTGCAGCTATTTTAGAAATTATTGATTTTTATTCCTTGCCAATTGAAGGTAAACATGCCGTTGTTGTTGGACGAAGCCCTATATTAGGAAAACCAGTGTCAATGATGCTGCTCAACAGGAATGCGACTGTAACGACATGTCATTCAAAAACACAAAATTTAGCAGATATTATTAAACAAGCAGATATTGTGGTTGCTGCAGTTGGCAAACCTAATTTTATTAAAGGCGAATGGCTTAAAGAAGGTGCTGTCGTGCTTGATGCGGGTTACAACAAAGGAAATGTTGGTGATGCAGATTATGATAGCTGTTTACAATATGCTAGTGCAATCACACCAGTTCCAGGAGGCGTTGGACCTGTAACTATTTCAATGTTATTAAAACATACCGTTGATGCAGCTGAAGCAACCTTATAA
- the napA gene encoding nitrate reductase catalytic subunit NapA codes for MELTRRSLLKATAVSATLAVAGCKKDEATTPVEPQNDPVVQEMANVEPDEWKSTVCRFCGTGCGVLVGVKDGKVVATKGDPDNRSSRGLNCIKGYYVGKILFGKDRLTKPLIREDKSKKGTMEGFREASWEEALDLVANKLKDNHAKDPKSIAFWGSGQQTITEGYASVKLWKIGLLNNNIDPNARLCMASAVAGFMKTFQSDEPMGSYRDLDEADVFVTWGANMAEMHPVLYSRLTARKLSGTNVKHYDLTTRPSRTSETAESVLVFRPQTDLAIANAIANYLIVNDAYDKKFVEEHCQFKAGTENLGHTFDDNYEATEVGKVAGKDWNITFEEYKQMVSEYTLEKAAELSGVPAEQIEELAKEFADPNKKIMSLWTMGMNQHTRGTWINNLVYNLHLMTGKISKPGNGPFSLTGQPSACGTAREVGVFAHRLPADLEVKKPEHRQFSELIWNLPKGYLDPIETPGYHTVKMFRELGNGNVKFMWSMSNNWGQTMPKLNRFRGNDPDGKGVKDGFIVVSEVYPTRSTEMADVVFPASMWVEREGQFGNAERRSNVFEKCTEPPGEAKWDLWAIVQVAKRVLEGKKIGDKDAFDVIFGNIWDYDKNDLLEDQHEVNKILWEEYRMFSNPHTHENPEVQELGKQLKTKAKQLAPYEEYFKQHGICWPVREVNGEWLETNWRYSYGKQEDGFDQYNIEEFGQPGRYKDIDFYKSTDHRPTIFFRPFEDASEIPDKEYPFWLCTGRVLEHWHSGSMTRRVPELHRAVPEAFCEIHPEDAEALGIKTGDMVKVITRRGEVKVKATTKGRGNPPKGLIYVPFFAEETLINLATLDTYCPISKQPDYKKCAVKIEKA; via the coding sequence ATGGAGTTAACACGCAGATCTTTATTAAAAGCAACTGCAGTTTCCGCAACATTAGCAGTTGCAGGCTGTAAAAAGGATGAAGCGACAACACCAGTAGAACCACAAAATGATCCTGTCGTACAGGAAATGGCTAACGTTGAACCTGATGAATGGAAATCAACGGTATGTCGCTTCTGTGGGACTGGTTGTGGAGTACTCGTTGGTGTAAAAGATGGTAAAGTTGTTGCCACAAAAGGTGATCCTGACAACCGTTCGAGTCGTGGCTTAAATTGTATTAAAGGGTATTACGTAGGAAAGATTCTTTTTGGCAAAGATCGCTTAACGAAGCCATTAATTAGAGAAGACAAAAGTAAAAAAGGGACGATGGAAGGTTTTCGAGAGGCATCTTGGGAAGAAGCTTTAGATTTAGTTGCAAATAAATTAAAAGACAATCACGCTAAAGACCCTAAATCTATTGCCTTTTGGGGATCAGGTCAACAGACGATCACTGAAGGGTATGCATCAGTGAAGTTATGGAAAATAGGATTGTTAAATAATAATATTGATCCAAATGCACGTCTTTGTATGGCAAGTGCAGTTGCTGGATTTATGAAGACATTCCAATCAGATGAACCAATGGGATCTTATCGTGATTTAGATGAAGCTGATGTTTTTGTCACATGGGGAGCAAATATGGCAGAGATGCACCCAGTTCTATATTCACGTCTAACTGCAAGAAAATTAAGTGGTACGAATGTCAAACATTATGACTTAACAACGAGACCATCCCGTACTTCTGAAACTGCGGAATCCGTACTTGTCTTTAGACCGCAAACGGATTTAGCTATTGCGAATGCTATCGCCAACTATCTCATAGTCAATGATGCGTATGACAAGAAGTTTGTTGAAGAACATTGTCAGTTCAAAGCAGGTACCGAAAACCTTGGTCATACATTCGATGACAATTATGAAGCTACAGAGGTTGGAAAGGTTGCAGGGAAAGACTGGAATATAACATTTGAAGAATATAAACAAATGGTGAGTGAATACACGCTTGAAAAGGCCGCAGAATTATCTGGTGTTCCAGCTGAACAGATTGAAGAATTAGCAAAAGAGTTCGCTGATCCGAATAAAAAAATCATGTCACTTTGGACGATGGGAATGAACCAGCATACAAGAGGGACTTGGATTAACAATTTAGTATACAACCTTCACCTTATGACTGGTAAAATAAGTAAACCTGGTAACGGCCCATTTTCATTAACGGGCCAACCAAGTGCGTGTGGGACAGCTCGGGAGGTTGGTGTATTTGCACATCGTCTACCAGCTGACTTAGAGGTGAAAAAACCGGAACATAGACAATTTAGTGAATTGATTTGGAATCTTCCAAAAGGATACTTAGATCCGATTGAAACACCAGGATATCATACGGTCAAAATGTTCCGAGAATTGGGTAACGGAAATGTTAAGTTTATGTGGAGTATGTCAAACAACTGGGGACAAACGATGCCTAAGCTCAACCGCTTCAGAGGGAATGACCCTGACGGAAAAGGTGTGAAGGATGGATTTATCGTCGTATCTGAAGTTTATCCGACTCGTTCAACTGAGATGGCAGATGTTGTTTTTCCAGCATCCATGTGGGTGGAGAGAGAAGGACAATTTGGTAATGCTGAAAGACGTAGTAATGTTTTTGAAAAATGTACTGAACCGCCAGGTGAGGCAAAATGGGATTTATGGGCAATTGTTCAAGTAGCAAAACGTGTGCTTGAAGGTAAAAAAATAGGTGATAAAGATGCCTTTGATGTTATATTCGGCAATATTTGGGATTATGACAAAAATGATTTACTTGAGGACCAGCATGAAGTAAACAAAATACTTTGGGAAGAGTACCGAATGTTCTCTAATCCACATACGCATGAAAATCCTGAAGTACAGGAGCTCGGCAAGCAATTAAAGACTAAAGCAAAACAGTTAGCACCATATGAAGAGTACTTTAAGCAACACGGTATATGCTGGCCTGTTCGTGAAGTGAATGGCGAATGGCTCGAAACAAATTGGCGTTATTCGTATGGAAAACAAGAGGACGGTTTTGACCAATACAATATTGAGGAATTCGGTCAACCAGGAAGATATAAAGACATTGATTTTTATAAATCTACTGATCATAGACCTACGATTTTCTTCCGTCCATTTGAGGATGCATCTGAGATTCCAGATAAAGAGTATCCGTTTTGGTTATGCACTGGTCGCGTGTTGGAGCATTGGCATAGCGGTTCGATGACAAGACGTGTTCCAGAATTACACCGAGCAGTACCTGAGGCATTTTGTGAAATTCACCCTGAGGATGCAGAAGCATTGGGCATAAAAACAGGTGATATGGTCAAGGTTATTACACGTCGTGGTGAAGTGAAAGTGAAAGCTACGACAAAAGGGCGTGGAAATCCACCTAAAGGTCTTATCTACGTACCATTCTTTGCGGAAGAAACATTAATTAATTTAGCAACACTAGACACATATTGTCCGATTTCTAAACAACCCGACTATAAAAAATGTGCAGTTAAGATTGAAAAGGCTTAG
- a CDS encoding HAMP domain-containing sensor histidine kinase, which yields MITGIKRRIVIHYTLVILLTVALFEGIFIGIIHFYYYDGIEKSLINHAEISASLANRQMNITKQNLDQNLSIIRDNLIHEGADLQVINEEGRVLTTSSGFGIESLIKTKDVQEALRGKTISWYMNNDVANERLLAVSTPLIDEGEPYAVIRYITSLEEVDRTVQNIYWISISIGAVVMIATFLISYTLANSIAKPIYELTGATKKIAKGNFESRIEESYIDEIGTLAKTFNYMAEELTKNDKMKNEFISSVSHEIRTPLTSIKGWSETMLSGDLANKEETTLGLSIIQKETDRLIGLVEDLLDFSAYNRDSIRLNLSTTDLSRLINDVTSQMKAKASNKHISIIFDTSDTQVLSEIDPNRMKQVLINLLDNAIKYSPQNSSITITCTETNDNVIVTVMDEGNGIEEEEISNITKMFYQTNAHKEGTGLGLAISQKIIDLHHGTLNIQSKINEGTTISVTIPKKK from the coding sequence ATGATTACTGGAATTAAGAGACGCATTGTTATACATTATACGCTTGTTATTTTATTAACAGTAGCGCTATTTGAAGGTATTTTTATCGGTATCATTCACTTTTATTATTATGATGGGATAGAAAAATCATTAATTAACCATGCAGAAATTTCAGCTTCCTTAGCTAATCGACAAATGAATATTACAAAACAGAATTTGGATCAGAACTTGTCCATTATTCGAGATAACCTTATACATGAAGGAGCAGATTTACAAGTCATAAACGAAGAAGGAAGAGTTTTAACTACATCGAGTGGCTTTGGAATTGAATCGCTTATTAAAACAAAAGATGTACAAGAGGCATTAAGGGGCAAAACAATTTCTTGGTATATGAATAACGATGTAGCAAATGAAAGACTGCTCGCTGTTTCTACTCCCCTCATAGATGAGGGTGAACCTTATGCTGTGATTCGCTATATTACTTCCTTAGAAGAAGTAGATCGGACAGTTCAAAATATCTATTGGATATCAATTAGTATAGGTGCTGTCGTTATGATTGCAACCTTTCTTATTAGTTATACTTTAGCCAACTCCATTGCTAAGCCAATCTATGAATTAACAGGCGCAACAAAAAAAATTGCGAAAGGTAATTTTGAAAGTAGAATAGAAGAATCTTACATTGATGAAATTGGTACACTAGCAAAGACCTTTAATTATATGGCTGAAGAATTAACGAAAAATGATAAAATGAAAAACGAATTTATATCTTCAGTATCCCACGAAATTCGCACACCCCTTACAAGTATTAAAGGGTGGAGTGAAACAATGCTCTCTGGGGACTTAGCAAATAAAGAAGAGACAACTCTTGGACTATCAATAATTCAAAAGGAAACAGATCGATTAATAGGCTTAGTAGAAGACTTGTTAGATTTCTCTGCATATAACAGAGATTCGATTAGATTAAATTTATCAACTACAGACCTTTCAAGACTAATTAATGATGTAACTTCTCAAATGAAAGCAAAGGCATCAAACAAACATATTTCAATAATCTTCGATACCTCAGATACCCAAGTATTAAGTGAGATCGATCCGAATCGTATGAAGCAAGTGCTCATTAATTTACTGGATAATGCGATTAAATATTCTCCACAAAACAGTAGCATTACTATTACATGTACTGAAACGAATGATAATGTAATCGTTACTGTAATGGACGAAGGCAACGGTATTGAGGAAGAAGAAATATCTAACATTACGAAAATGTTTTATCAAACAAATGCCCACAAAGAAGGAACAGGCCTTGGACTTGCAATATCTCAAAAAATAATTGATCTTCATCACGGCACTCTTAACATTCAAAGTAAAATTAATGAGGGAACTACCATTTCTGTTACCATCCCGAAAAAGAAGTGA
- a CDS encoding YueH family protein, with the protein MKIRKAIINNQQEKIYLYENKKEEYTIIAIPIIEWSFKVDYEQDAETLKSILYSSLKSHTNADTSQDLTNKISQWVREM; encoded by the coding sequence ATGAAAATTCGCAAAGCTATAATCAATAACCAACAAGAAAAAATATACTTATACGAAAATAAAAAAGAAGAGTATACTATTATCGCTATTCCCATTATTGAGTGGTCTTTCAAAGTTGATTATGAACAGGACGCTGAAACGCTTAAAAGCATACTTTATTCTTCACTCAAATCCCATACAAATGCAGACACTTCTCAAGACTTGACCAACAAAATCTCACAGTGGGTTCGTGAAATGTGA
- the napH gene encoding quinol dehydrogenase ferredoxin subunit NapH: protein MRSKRKTYRKWTVVRRFVQFSILLLFLSPLFFVEVEGDNFFFGSLSSSSLFGIVLSDPFATLQVMLASKTFHLTFIGSALIILLFYVLIRGRVFCSWVCPVNTMLDFIDKIRGIIQLPDKHMDRHLKVYFAGLVLLLSFVISVPVFEVFSPIGFTMRNMLFTGGVGFWLLLFIMLFDLFISKRGWCRYICPLGGFYQAIGRVGMFRVKFDHDLCTGCDRCRQVCFADPDILEPAINREEQYVSAGDCSLCGMCVDHCPTNALIIAMRKSDNLKNEYWNDERIKA from the coding sequence ATGAGATCGAAAAGAAAAACATATCGTAAATGGACAGTTGTACGAAGGTTCGTGCAGTTTTCAATTTTATTGTTGTTTCTTTCTCCATTGTTTTTCGTAGAAGTTGAGGGTGATAACTTCTTTTTCGGTTCATTATCATCCTCTAGTTTATTTGGAATTGTTCTATCAGATCCTTTTGCTACACTACAAGTTATGCTTGCTTCAAAAACCTTTCATTTAACTTTTATCGGTAGTGCGTTAATTATTTTGCTGTTTTATGTACTGATCCGTGGGAGAGTATTTTGTAGTTGGGTATGTCCAGTCAATACGATGTTAGATTTCATTGATAAAATTAGGGGAATTATCCAGTTGCCTGATAAACACATGGATAGGCATTTAAAGGTATACTTTGCTGGACTTGTTCTACTATTATCATTCGTAATTAGTGTACCAGTATTTGAGGTTTTCTCACCAATCGGATTTACGATGCGAAACATGTTATTCACTGGTGGAGTTGGTTTTTGGCTATTGCTCTTTATCATGTTATTTGACCTATTCATTTCTAAAAGAGGCTGGTGTCGATATATTTGTCCTCTTGGTGGCTTCTATCAAGCCATTGGTAGAGTTGGAATGTTTCGTGTGAAATTTGACCATGATTTATGTACGGGCTGTGATCGTTGTCGACAAGTTTGCTTCGCTGATCCAGATATCTTAGAACCTGCAATTAATCGTGAAGAGCAATATGTATCAGCAGGTGATTGTAGCCTTTGTGGCATGTGTGTTGATCACTGTCCAACAAACGCCTTAATAATAGCGATGCGAAAAAGCGATAATCTCAAAAACGAGTATTGGAACGATGAGCGGATAAAAGCATAA